From the genome of Phycicoccus duodecadis:
GAGGGTCGCCGTGCCGGGGACCGCGACCGGGTTCCCCGTCCAGGAGAGACCCACCCTCGCGGGTGCCTTCGAGCTCGTCAGCGTCACCGCCGTGGGCGACCCGGACACCGTCCCCACCGCGACGGGGACACGGACCGTCTGCCCGCGCCACACGGTCACCGAGGCCGGCGCCGTCAGCGAGAAGTCGGCGGCGACGGGCGGCGGCGGTGGGGGCGGCGGCGCCGGCACGGCGGCATCCGCGGCCACGACGTCGACCATGCCCTGACCGAAGCGGTCGTCCGGGCCGGAGGTACCGAGGTCCACCGCCGTCGACGTCAGCGCCTGCTCGCTGCCGGAGTGGGCCACGCCCGGGTGGCCGCCGATGAGCAGCGCCAGGGCCCCCGCGACGTGCGGAGCGGCGATCGAGGTGCCCGAGACGTACTGCATCGAGTCGAACCGGTCGGCGGTGAGGATGGAGACCCCCGGTGCCACGAGGTCGGGGAAGACCCGGGCGCGGCCCCCGCACCCCGACGGGCCGGCGCTCGTGGCCGGCCAGATGGCCCGGTCGGCGCCGACGGCGCCGACCGACAGCGACTCGGGGTAGTTGGCCGGGCTGGCACTGGTGCTCGCGCCGGGCCCGAAGTTCCCGGCGGCGAACACCGGGACGATCCCGGCGGCGCGCAGCGCCTGGACGTCGGGCTGGAACGTGAGGTCGCAGGACGGCCCCGTGCCGAGGGCCCAGGACGCGTTGACCACGTCCGGGGCGTCGGCCGTGGCCGGGTCGTGGTCGGGGTCGAGGAGCCACTGGAACGCCTCGTGCATCGCGGTGACGGTGGTGGCGCCCCGGTCGTCGAAGACGCGGGCCGCGATGAGTCCGGCCCCGGGAGCGACCCCGTAGGACGAGGCCGCGTCACCGCCGACGATCACTCCGGCGGTCGCCGTGCCGTGGCCGTTCAGGTCCACCGGCTGGGTCGGGTGCTGGCCGTACGGGTCGTACCAGCTGTTGCTGCCCCCCCGCCAGCGTGCCGCGAGGTCGGGCTTGGAGAGGTCGACGCCGGTGTCGAGGGTCGCGACGACGGCCCCCGCGCCCGTCAGGCCCCGCGCCCACAGCTCGGGCGCTCGCACGGCGACGATGTTCGGCTCCGCGGGGGCCGACGACACGGCCGACAGGGTGACGGGGATCGCGTCGGGCTGGACCGCGGCCACGTCGGTGCGGGCCGCGATGTCCCGGATGGCCGCCGCGGTCCCGGTGACGGACACGGCGTGGGAGACCCACAGGGTCCTCGTCCTGGAGACCGCACCCCGAGCCTGCAACGTCCTGAGGCGGGCGCCGAGACCACGGGCCTGGGCGGCCTCGGTGCCGGCCCGGAGCCGGCGCACGACCTCGGCCGTCCGCTCGCGCTTGCGACCCCCCACTCCGCGGGTGTCCACCCGGCCCTGGAGGGTGACGACCACCGTCGTCTCCTCACCGGGGGCGAGCCCGTCGAGGACCCGCGCGAGGTCCGGGTCGATGGTGGAGGACACCGGGTCGGGGGCCGGCTGAGCCGCGACCATGGGGGCCTGGACCGTCCCCAGGGCCGCGACCCCCAGGACGGCCACGAGGGCGGTGGCACGGACGGGTCTCATCGGGACGCCTCCTGCAGGCTGGGGGTCTGGGCCGCGGCCGGGGCGGCGGGGGAAGGAGCGGACGGGGAAGGACGACCGCGGCCCCGTCGGAACAGCAGCACCCCGGCGAGCACCAGGAGGGCCAGGCCTCCGAGGGTTCCGAGCACCTCGGGCCGCCCGACGGCCGAGGGTGACGGCGTCTCGCCGTGCACCGTGACGACACCGTCGGGCAGCCCGGCGCGATGCACGACCACCGAGGCGGTCCATGGCCCGTCCGCGGGCCCGGCGACGGTGCCCTCGAAGCGGGTGCCCTCGGTGCCCTGCAGCCGGGCCGGCGCCGGGGCGGGCACCGGGCCGGTCCGGTCCCCGCGGGCCACGGCCACGTCGACACCGGTCACCGGGTGGACGACCGGGCGGACGACGGGCTCGGTACGGACGACCGCGTGCAGGGTGTCGCCGTTCGGGGCGATCTCGGCGACCACGAAGTACCCGTCGAGGGTCGCGCTGTGCGGCGTGACGACGGCGCGTGCCACGTCCGACTCGCGGGCGGTGGGGACGCTGGTCATCGCGGCCGCGACCGCGACGACCAGCAGCAGCAGCAGACCCTCGACCGTCACCGTGGTGGCGAGCTTCCGGGTCCGGGGGCGCCAGGCCGCCCCCTTGCCGAGCAGCACGCCGACCCGGCGCGTGACGGCCGGCTCGACCAGGGTGGCGTTGTAGCCGGCGATGGCCAGCACGACCCCGACCAGCAGAACCTTGGTGACCAGAGCGAGCCCGTAGGTGCTGTCGGTGACGGCGCCGAGGGACCCCACGTGGCGCCCGGCCTCGTAGAGACCGGTCGCGGCGAGGACGATGGTCGACACGACCGCCAGCGGGCCGAAGGCCCGCCACGTCGCGGGGGTCAGCTCCCGGCGGGTCGGGGCGCCGACGCGCATGAGCGGGACGACCACCAGGACCAGGACCACCAGGCCGCCGGCCCACACGGACGCCGCCAGGACGTGCAGGGCCGCGACCAGGGCGGCGGGCACCGTCCGGGCGGGCAGGGAGGCCGAATGGCCGGAGAAGCCGTCGAGGACGACCGCGGTGACGAGCGCCCCCAGAGCGACCTGGAGGCAGCGACGGCCCCGGCTACCGCCGGCGGCCCGGCGCTCGACGTGCACGGCCACCGAGAGTGCCGCGACGGCGACCACGATGCCGACGACACGGGCCAGCCACAACCGCCCCCAGCCGCTGGAGAGCACGAGTCCCTGCACGGCGGAGGCCCAGCGACCCGCGCCCGCGTCGGAGCCCACCTGGTTCGCGACGGTGAGCAGCGGCGTCGCCAGCACACCGAGGAGCGACACGAGGCCGCCCAGCGTGCCGACCACCAGGACCCGGCGACGCAGCCGCGTCCCGAGCCCGCCGAGGGCGCCGAGGACCCGGCCGACGACCACCAGGGCGCCGAGGGCCAGGAGGACACCGCCGAGGTCCAGCAACCGCACCCCGACGGCCGGGGCCGACGGTGCCACCGCGTCACTGATGGCGATGCCGTCCGGACGGAACCCGGACCCGAAGATCACCGTGCCGTGCGTCGAGTGCCCGTCCGCTCCGGTGACGGCCCAGGTCAGGAGGTACGTTCCCGTCTCGAGCGGCGGGGTCGTGAGCCGGACCGACACGCCGTCGGGAGCGAAGGCGGTGGTGGTCGCGACGGCGCCGGCGCCCCGGTCGCGCCGCTCGAGGGTGAAGCTCGACCCCGCGGGGACGATGGGCGCGTCGAAGCGGAGGGCCAGCTCGGTCCTGCCGGGAGCGACCATGCCGCCGTTGCTCGGGTCGGACCGTTCGACGTCACTGTGCGCGAGGGCCGGCGCGGCGGTCCCGACGAGCAGGAGGAGCACGACGACGAGCGCGCGCAGCGCCCGCCGCACGAGGTGCCGCCCGCTGCCCGGGGTCCGCACGCCGGCCGTCCTCACGCTCGGGCCGCGACGTGCTCGAGGCGGGCGTCACCGATGATCACGCTGACCTCGGTCCCGTCGTGGATGGCGGAGGCGGTGTTGGCCATGAGGAAGAAGTACGTGCCGCCGGCCCGGAGGTCCGCCTTGTGGCTGTGCGGTCTGGAGACCATGGCGAGGGTCTGGCCGGAGCCCTCGGCGACGAGGATCGGGCGCTTGCTCTCGTCGTGGAGGATCAGGCTGGCCTTGTCGGGGTCGAGCACCTGGTAGCGGAACTCGATCATGCCGCCCTGGGCGGTGACTCCGAGCAGGTCGACCCGGATGCCGGTCCGGGCCGCGAACTCGTCGGCGGAGACGGCGTCGGTCCCGGTACGGACGTCGGCGGCGTGCGCCGCGTAGGCCCGGTAGCCGAAGGTCGCGCCCACGGCCAGGGCCAGGACGACCAGGAGCCAGACGAGCCGGCGAGCGCGCCCGCGGCCCCGCCCCGCGGTGGCGTCGGGCCCGGGGAGCGGGCGGGTGAGGGTGGTGGTCATGGTGCTCTCTCCTGAAGGGGGATGGGGCGCCGGCCGGTGCCGGCCGGCGCCCCATGACTCACGGGATGTCGAACGCGTCGACGTCCTGGGCGGCGGTCAGGCCGGCGGCGGTGCCGTCGAAGTACACCGACCACGTGGTGCCGACCCGGTGCACGACGTCCTCGTCCGCGACCGCCATACCGGCGAGGGTGGTGTCCGGGGCGAAGGACATGTAGTAGTCCGTCGCCGAGCGCCACACGAAGCCGTCGACGTTAGCCCCGGCCGGGATGCCGACCGTCGAGGCGTCCACGACCCGCGTGTAGCTCGTGCCACCGTTCCAGCGGTAGATGTCCGACGTGTCGCCCGCTCCCCCGGCCGAGGGCGGCACGAGCGTGGAGTTGAGCGAGAAGTAGAGCCGCCCACCTCGGACGCTGACGGCGTCGATGTCGAAGCCGCTGTTGGTCAGCCCACGCGCGCTCCCGTCGAACCAGCGCGTCCAGGTGCCGTTGTTGTAGTACGCGACGTCCTCGTCCGCCATCTGCACGCGACCGACGGTCACGTTGCCGGTGAAGGAGACGTAGAAGTGCGTCGCGTCGAGCCGGCTGAACCCGTCGACGTTGGCCCCCGCCGGGATCCCGTAGGGCCTGGCGTTGAGGTCGGCCGCCCGGCCGAGACCGGAGTCGGGACGGAAGAAGATGTCCGTCACGTCGGCACTCCCCACCCCCGGGAGGGTGGAGGCGCCCAGCAGCGAGAACCACAGCTTCGGCCGGACCACGTTGACCGCCGACCGGTTACCGAGGCCGTCGATGGCCCGGACCCGGACGATCTGGTCGCCCTTGAGGTAGGTCGCCATGGGGATGGTGGCGCTGAACGCACCGTCGGTCCCGATGGTGGCGGCGCTCGCCTTGCCGGCCCCGGGGTCGGTGCCGACGAACCACTCGACCCGGGACACGGCCGTGACGTCCGTGACCGAGCCGGTGAGGGTGACCGTCGTCCCGCCGTCGGCCGCGACGGCCAGGCCGGCGAGAGCCGGCGCGGTCTTGTCGACCACGAGCGTGGTGCTGACCCGCGGGCTCCAGTTGCCGGCGGCATCCATCCCGCGCACGGCGAGGCTGTGGTTGCCGTCGGTCAGCTGGCGGACCGTGGCGAGCGGGACGTCGACGTAGACGTTCTCGAGCGACCCGGACCAGGCACCGTCGGCGGCCTCCATCGGGATGGCGGTCGCGACGTCGTCCAGGTAGGCCTCCGCCCGCACGACGGTCGAGGTCTGGTCGGTCACCGTCGCGGAGAGCCGGACCGCCGGCGACGAGGCGTTCACGGCCATCGTCCCGTTGTTCGGGTTGGGGGTCGCGTCGACGGCCGTGACGGCGGGCGCCGTCAGGTCGATGGTGAGCGTCGCGGTGGTCTCGGCGCCCTCGTTGCCGGCGCTGTCCTTGGCCTTCACCGCGATCGTGTGCGGGCCCTCAGCGAGACCGGCGACGGTCGCCGCGGGGATCGTCGCGGAGAGTGCCGTGACCGGGCCCGCGACGCCCAGCGTCATGTCGGCGGCAGCTCCGCCGTCCAGGGTCCACGTGGCGCCCGCGATGTCGCTGTTGCCCGAGGCGGAGTCGTCGGCCGTCGCACTGATGGTGACGTCGGCCGACCCGTTGCCGAGCTCCGGGGTGAGGGACATGCCGGACGTGGTGGGACCGGTGGCGTCGGCGCCGGTGACCAGGACCGAGCTCCACGGTCCCCAGTTGCCGGCGGCGTCCTGACCGCGCACGTACAGGACGTGCTGGCCGCTGGCCACGGGTACCGAGGCGGTGACGGCGGCCGTCGGGCCCCCGAAGGTCCCGGTCATGGGCGTCGCGGTGGCGGACACCGAGTCCAGGCGGTACTCGGCCGCGGCGACGTTCCCGCCGCCGGTGGCGGCGTCGCTCACCGTGGCGGTGAGCGTGCCGGCCGCCCAGTCGACGTGGGTCGTGGCGGGCCCGGCGAGGTCGCCGGTCGAGCCACTGCCCGTCACGTCGATGAAGGTGAGCATCCCGGCGGTGCCGGGGGCCGTGGAGCTGTGCAGCGACAGGCTGGCGTCGTAGACGGCTAGCTTCTGGTCGCTCTCGGTCGTCGGCGCGGTGACGATGGCGTCGACCGTCTGGCCCGGGCCGAAGGTGTCGGCCACGTAGTGCCGCGAGGTGTCGACCGCGCCGTTCTTCAGCCGGCTGCCGTCGATCCCGACGATGTGCTGCTCGGCTCCGAGGACGGCCATCGAGTGGTAGCCCACCCCGGCGTTGACGTAGCGGAGCAGGACCTTCTGCCCCGAGGTCGCCGGGACGTGGGCCGCTGCGGGGTGGACCCGGCCGTTGACGAGGGTCCAGCGGGCGCTGAAGGCGCGCATGTCGAACGCCGCGGGGTCGACAGCGTTGTTCAGGGCCGGGTCGACCTCGCTCAGCACCATCACCGCGTCGGTGTCGAAGCCGGTGTCCGCGTCGTAGGCCTGGCCGGCGGCCGGGGAGACGACGAAGGCCCCGTAGAGCCCCATGGCCACCTGGTGCTGGCTGTTCGGCGTGAGGCCCGCCCCGTAGAGGTAGGTGCCGGCCCGGGAGGCCGTGAAGGTGTACTCCTTCGAGCTCCCCCCGCCGATCCCCGTGAGGTCCGGGACCATCGCCTGGCCGTTCACGGACAGCGACATGGTCTCGGTGAGGGTGTTGTGCAGCGTGAGGTGCACGACGTCACCGACGGCGACACGGATCGTCGGGCCGCCGGGCGCGTCGACCGGACCGCACGGCGTGGCCGCGTCGGCCCGGCGGCAGTAGCCCCAGGTCGTGACGGACTGGGCGCCGCCCTTGATGGGCAAGGCCATGGTGCCCGCCGTCGCGTCGAGGTGGACCTCGACGGTGTCGGCGCTCGCGGCCCCGGCGGGGCCCACGAGCAGACCGAGGAGGGTCAGTGCGCCGCCGGCCGCGGCCGACAGGAGGGTGGTCCGTAGGGAGGTTCTCATGATGGTCACCGCCTCTCAGTTGCAGGTGTTGGGCTCGGGCGGTTCGATCCGCATGTACGTGATCGGGCCGGTCATGGTCACACCCCAGGAGGTGATCTGGTAGAGCGCGTGGTTGTGCGAGATGATGTAGTACTCACCGCACTGGTTGAGCGACTCCACTCCCGGCGGTAGGGCTTCCTTGTTCCCCAGGTAGGGGCTGCCGCTGTAGAACGTGCCGACCACCTGGTTCGCGAGGTCCGGCACCGTGGTGGGCACCGGGTTCTCCTTCGAGTAGTGCTCGGCGTCGAACCAGCGGAAGAGCACGTCCCAGGTCTGGCCGGGCCCGATGTTGATGGCGAACTTCTCCATCGAGAGGTCCTGACCGGCGTCGGTCTTCATCGGGCGCCCGTCCCGGCCCACGACGAGCCCGTTGTTCCCGTGCGGGTGGAACGGGTAGTCCTCGCTGCCGACGCTCAGGTAGCGCGCCATCCCGGACTCCGGGTGGTAGCCCGGCTTGGTCGGGTCCGGCTGGTACGGCTTCACCGTGGCCAGTGAGCCGTAGGGCTGGTTGGGCAGCCACGACGCACCGTTGTCGGCGATGCTGTCGGGGTAGCCCCGGCCGTTGATCAGCCAGTAGCGCGGCTTGTAGGTGGTGAGGTTGAACGGCTTGTTCCGCTCGACCGCCTGGTGCTGGTAGGGGTCGATCTCCGAGAGCAGGACCATGAACTCCTCGGACGGGTTGAACCTGCTGTCCGCCGAGTCGTAGGCGTAGTCGTCGCCGAGGGTCGGGCGCACGACCAGCGCCCCGAAGAGGCCCATCCGGACCTGCTTCTCCGGGTCGGTGCCCGACTCGTAGAGGAAGGTCCCCGCGTGGTGGGCGGTGAAGCTGTAGGTCACGGTGCCGCTCTGGGCCGCGGCCGGCTGCGCCAGGCTCGACATCATCCCGGTGCCGTCGGTCTGCGGCTGGGAGGGGACACCGTCGGCGAGCACGCCCTCCTGGCCGGGGAAGACGATCGAGGACGCCTCCGGCAGGGTGTTGTGCAGGATGACGGTCACCTGGTCGCCCTCGTGCACGCACAGGACGGGCCCGGGGTGCTGGAAGGCGTCGAAGCCGTTCGAGTACCCCCACATGAACATCGTGTTGCCGTCGGGCAGGTCGATGTACCCGGTCCGGGTCGTCAGGTCGAAGACCGGCTGGTGGTCGGCGGCCGAGGGGCCACCCGTGGTGCAGACGATCCCGTTGCGGGGCGTCGGCGCGGCCGTCGCCGCACTGGGCACGGTCGCCACCGCAGCGCCGGCCGCGACGAGGGCGGTGGTGGCGAGCGCGAGCCCGCGGCGCAGGGCGCGCCGCGCGGAGCTGGGCGAGGTCATGGTCAGATCCCCCCGTCGTTCGGGAACTGCTGGGCCCGGACGCCCCCGGGCGGGTGGACGCGGATCTCGGTGGCCTGGCCACCGAAGCCGCCGGCCGCACGGTTGTTGGACCGGGCGAAGGAGCGGTTGTAGAGCATGTAGGTGTTGAAGCCCTTCGGGTCCGTGACGTACGCCGGGGCGGTGAACACCACGTCGTAGCTCTCGCCCGGGCCGATGTTGAGGGTCTCGGTCTCGTAGGAGGTGTCGGTGCCGTCGCGTCCCCGCATCGGGGTGGCGTCCCGGCCGACCACGCGCATCCGCAGCCCCGTGGTGGTCATCGCCGACTCCTTGAACCCGAGGTTCGCGAAGCGCAGCGCCACCCGCTCCCCCTCGTTGCAGCTGACGAGCGAGGAGTGCGGCTGGTACTTCAGGTCCGGCCGGCCGGCCGGCGCGATGAGGTCACCGGAGTCGTCGAAGGCCGTGCCGGACACCTGGCCGAACGGGTTCACGCCGGGCCCGTTGGGGACGAGGGTGTCGGGGTAGACGCGCCCGTTCATCAGGGCGAAGTCGGCGCGGTAGTCGCTCCACTCCGGCAGCTGGATGTGCGCGTCGGCCCAGTGGGCCTCGGCCCAGACCTCGGAGAGGAAGAGCGAGAACTCCCGGTCGTAGCCCGTCGACCCGTCGCCGTCGTTGTAGAGGAACTGGGTGAAGGTGCGGCCGTCGTGGGTCTTGGCCTGCCCGTTCTGGAGCGGGCGGACGAACACCAGGCCGGTCATCCCCATGTGCACGTGCTCCACGTCCTCGACGTGGCAGTGGTACATGTACGTCCCGGGGTCCCGCGGGCGGTAGACGTAGGTGAACTCGCTGCCGGCCCGCACCGACACCGAGCCCGAGGGCTCGCCGTCGAAGAACGGGATGACGTTGCGGAAGCCGTGCCAGTGGAGGGTGTGCGCGTCGAAGAGGTCGGGCCGCAGCGCCAGCCCCAGGTTGGTCAGCTGGACCCGGAAGTCCTTCTTGGTGTTCTCGTCGTACTGGTCGACCCAGAACAGCGGGGCGTTGTGCTGCGCCTTGTTCTTCTGGTTGAGCCGCTGGGTCGTGCTCATCCCGGTGACGTTGCGGAAGCCGAAGATGTAGGTCGACAGCCCGGCCGGAGCCAGGACGTCGGGGTGGTAGGGCGCGATGGCCGGGGTCTTCGGGAGGGACATCCACCCGTCGGTGCCGGCCAGGTAGAGGTCGGCGGGGGCGCCGGCGGCCTCGGCGACCTGCTCCGGCCGCAGGACCGGGCCGGCCCAGGCGAAGGCGCCGGTCACGAGGGCTGCGCTCCCGGCGAGGCCGAGGGCCCGCCGTCGGCTGAGGTGGGACCCGGTGGGCGGGGTGCCCACGGGGCCCGGGACGACCTGCTCGTCCCTTCGCTGCGTGCTGCTCATCTGCTCTCCCCTGTCTGGAGCTGAAGATGTGGGTGGTGGTGTGGGCCGCGGTCCGGCCCGGGCGTCACGGCTTGACCGATCCGTTCGGGAGCGAGAAGTCGTCGATCTGGAGCTCGCTGGACGTCAGCCCGTGGGAGGTCCCGTTGAACCAGGTGCTCCAGGTGTCGGTCGTCCCGTCGTAGAGGACGATGTCCTCGTCCTCCACCGGGCCGATGCCCGGGAGGGTGGTGTTCGCGGCGAACGAGAAGTAGATGTGCTGGGCATCCACCACCTGCGCACCGTCGACGACCGCGCGTCGCGGCACACCCTTGGCCCGCGCGTCGAACACCCGCGTGAAGCGGCCGTCCCGGAACAGGTAGACGTCGGCCGAGCTGGGCACCCCGCGCACACCCGGGGGGTTCCAGGCCCCGGTGGTCGAGAAGTAGAGCCGCTCGCCACCGAGGAACGTGATGGCCCGCACGTCGAGCGCCGGGCTGGTCATCCGGTAGCGCGAGCCGTCGAAGATCATGTTCCAGCGGGTGCCGTTCCAGTAGACGACGTCCTCGTCGCTGACCTTCATGGCCGGGCGTCCGGGCGTCTTCAGCACGGTGTCGCTGCTGAAGGAGGCGTAGAAGCGGTCCGGCGCGGCCTGCGAGAAGCCGTCCATGTTGACCCGCGCCGGCACGCCGTACTTGGCGGAGGTGATGTCCACGGTGCGCGCGTAGCCGGTGCCGTTCCAGGCGTAGACGTCGGCGTCGTCGCCGGTGCCCGTGACCCCGGGGGGGTTGGCGTTCCCCGCGGTCGAGAACACGAACGGCGGCGTGGTCACCGGCGGGGGCGGGGGCTGCACCGGCTGCACGACCTCGTCGGCGCCCGCGTCGTACGCAGCACCCGACGGACGGGCGTCACCGTCGATGTCGACCGGCTGGGCGACGATGTCGCCACGGCTGGCGGCTCCGAGGTCGCAGGCCGGTGAGGCCGGGCAGCCCTGGAGGTGGTAGTCGCCCATGAGGTCCGGCGGCGCCTCCACCGCGACCAGGGTCGCGTCGACGAACGCCGGGTTCTGGCGCCAGGTCGCGAAGGCGACCGAGACGGTCCAGGGCTCGACGACCTGCGGGTCCGTGGTGCTGTTGGACGCGTCCACCGCGTAGTCGTGGCGGGCCGCATCCTGCTGGATCACCGAGTTCACCGGCGTCAGCACCCCGGTGCCGTCGGCCACGCCGACGTCCCAGTAGTCGATGGCGCTGGTGTCTCCCGCGAGGCCGATGCCCGTCACCGTGGTCCCGGCCCGCGTCCCGGCCCGGTTGTTCCACAGCACGTTGTTGAAGAGCGTCGGGGTGCTGAAGGTGGGGGCCGAGGCCGGCAGCGTCGACTGCAGCTGGACGCTGTTCTCGGAGGTCGAGACCCCGGCCGGCGCCGGCAGCCCGTTCGAGGTCACGGCCGTGGCCGTCGTGAGGTTGTCCATGATCGTGTTGTCGTAGATCCGGACGTCGGGAGCGTCGTTGATGGCGATGCCCGCACCCTCGTGGGTCGAGATGTTGCTGGCGATGACGTTGTCGTGCACGTTCATCGGGAAGTCGCCGGCCATGAGGAACCGGATGCCGCCACCGTCGTCGTTGGAGAGGTTGCCCTGGATCCGGTTGGCGTAGATGTCGACCGGCCCGGTTCCCGGCGAGAAGTCACCGGGGACACCCGGCAGCTCGCCGGCCATCATGATCCCGGCACCCTCGTCGTTGGAGTTGTTCAGCGTGATCCGGTTGTCGTGGATCGTGCCGTCGGGGCTGAGTCCGTAGACACTCAGACCGGCTCCGTACTCGAGCGAGAAGTTGCCGCAGATGTCGTTCCCGGCGACCTCGTAGCCGTCGGCCCCGGCGAAGATCCCGATGGCTCCCGCCAGGTTGGTGCCGGCGTTCTGCACGATCCGGTTGGAGGCGATCCGCACCCCCTCGTTGTGCTGGCTGGTGTCCGGCGCGGGGATGTCGGGCGTCCCGATCCGGATGGTGCCGTAGGCGCCGCCGTTGTTCTCGACGACGTTGTTGGTGATCTGCAGCCGGCGGGCGTAGGCGTTGGCGAAGACCGCGCCGCCCTGGGTGGAGATGTTCGGCGGGAGGCCGGTGGGCAGCCCGGTGATGCTGTCGATGTTGCCCGGGAAGCCCTGCTGGTCACCGCCTCGCAGGTCGAAGCCGTCGATCGCCGGCAGGTACGTGGCAGCCGGGTCGAAGCGCCGGGCCCGGCCGGCCGCGGTGCTGCGGCTGTCGGAGGCGAAGACCGAGACGACCGCCCCGTCGTTGACCGTCTGGTTGCCGTCCCAGGTCAGGGCGGCGACCTTGGTGATCCAGTCGCTGGCCTGGGCGGAGTCGCCGCTGAAGCCGATGCCGTCCAGGACCGTGCCCTGCACGTAGGGGCTGTTGGTGTCGGGCCCCTGGAAGCCTCCGGCCCCGACCCCCTGCAGCTTGACGGGCGTCGACATCACGAGGTTCTCGTAGTACGCGCCACGGGGGTTGGTCGTGGTGGCGGCGTTCGGGTAGACGACGACCAGCTGGGTGTTCCCGTCGGCCCCGGCCGGCTGGCCCGCCGCGCGCTCGTTGGCGTCGGCGTCGTCCAGGGCGTTCTGGATGGCGTGGCTGACCCCGCCCGTCCCGGTGCGGCTCGCGGCGTCGGTCGGGTCGTAGGCGGCGACGCTGACACCGGGGCCCACCTCGTAGACGGTGGGCGAGTAGCCGGTGCCGAGGACGTGGTAGGTGATCCCGTTGACCGTCGAGAGCCCGTTGGCCGCCGTCACGGACAGCTGGTAGGCGCCGGCCTTGACCTGGTCCGCCAGGTCACCGGCGGCCGGGACGGTCGCGACGATCTGGGTGTCGGTCCACGACGTCGTGGCGAGGCTGGTGGTGCCCAGGAGGACCTTGCCGGTGCCCTGGGTGGCCCCGAAGCCGAGGCCCGTGATCGTGACGGTCCGCGCGGTGTCGGTAGCGGCCACGAAGGGCTTGGAGACCCGGAACAGCTGGGGCGCAGCCTGGTTGACCATGCACTTGACCGTGATGGGGCTGGTGCCGGGTCGGCCGATGCTGACGCCGACCTGGGTCGGTGCGAGGTCGGTGGGGATGGTGACGCCGGGCATCGCCTCGAACTCGGTGGCGATGGTGCGGAACCGGGGGTCGTAGTTGGCGTTGAGCCGGTTCGGCGCGCCGGGGTCGTTGCCGACGAACCGGTAGAGGTTCGTGCACACACCGGAGGGTGTCGGGCAGCTGATGTGGTCGGTCGACGGCATCAGCACGTCGTAGTAGCCGTTGAAGTCGGACTCGACGGTGTCGACGAGACGGTTGGTGAAGTCGTAGATCCCGACCGGGGCGTAGGGCACCCCGGCCTTGTCGCCGAACAGCACGGTCTGGTTGTTCGTCGAGAAGTTGAGGTCGTCGACGATCAGGCCACGCAGGCGGGACGGGATCGGCACGTCGGTGAAGATGTTGAACATCGGCACGATGGACTTGCCGTTGTTCAGCGTGACGAGCTTGTTGTCGCACTTCGGCTTGGCCATGCCCTCGTAGGGCGAGCCGTCGATGCTCTGGAACGTGGGGTTGTCGACGGACACCGACGCCGGGACGGTCACACCGGTGGGCACGGACGTGCCGTCCCCGGTGACGGCGCCGTAGCCGTCGGTGCCGATGCCCAGGACGTCGACGGTGTGCAGCGCACCGACGCAGGCCGGCGGCGGGACCTGCGGGACGACCGTGTCACCGCGGGCGATGTTGATGTCCTCCTCGGCGGTCACCGAGTACATCGGCTTGCCGCCGGCGTCCTTCGGGATGTCGACCTGGACGATGTAGTCGGCAGCGGGCAGGGCCGTGAAGGTCCCCCCGGTGCAGACGGGGGCCGCCGGGTCGGTGGCGTCGAGGGTGCCGTCGAAGCAGCCGTCCCC
Proteins encoded in this window:
- a CDS encoding multicopper oxidase domain-containing protein; the encoded protein is MTSPSSARRALRRGLALATTALVAAGAAVATVPSAATAAPTPRNGIVCTTGGPSAADHQPVFDLTTRTGYIDLPDGNTMFMWGYSNGFDAFQHPGPVLCVHEGDQVTVILHNTLPEASSIVFPGQEGVLADGVPSQPQTDGTGMMSSLAQPAAAQSGTVTYSFTAHHAGTFLYESGTDPEKQVRMGLFGALVVRPTLGDDYAYDSADSRFNPSEEFMVLLSEIDPYQHQAVERNKPFNLTTYKPRYWLINGRGYPDSIADNGASWLPNQPYGSLATVKPYQPDPTKPGYHPESGMARYLSVGSEDYPFHPHGNNGLVVGRDGRPMKTDAGQDLSMEKFAINIGPGQTWDVLFRWFDAEHYSKENPVPTTVPDLANQVVGTFYSGSPYLGNKEALPPGVESLNQCGEYYIISHNHALYQITSWGVTMTGPITYMRIEPPEPNTCN
- a CDS encoding multicopper oxidase domain-containing protein is translated as MRTSLRTTLLSAAAGGALTLLGLLVGPAGAASADTVEVHLDATAGTMALPIKGGAQSVTTWGYCRRADAATPCGPVDAPGGPTIRVAVGDVVHLTLHNTLTETMSLSVNGQAMVPDLTGIGGGSSKEYTFTASRAGTYLYGAGLTPNSQHQVAMGLYGAFVVSPAAGQAYDADTGFDTDAVMVLSEVDPALNNAVDPAAFDMRAFSARWTLVNGRVHPAAAHVPATSGQKVLLRYVNAGVGYHSMAVLGAEQHIVGIDGSRLKNGAVDTSRHYVADTFGPGQTVDAIVTAPTTESDQKLAVYDASLSLHSSTAPGTAGMLTFIDVTGSGSTGDLAGPATTHVDWAAGTLTATVSDAATGGGNVAAAEYRLDSVSATATPMTGTFGGPTAAVTASVPVASGQHVLYVRGQDAAGNWGPWSSVLVTGADATGPTTSGMSLTPELGNGSADVTISATADDSASGNSDIAGATWTLDGGAAADMTLGVAGPVTALSATIPAATVAGLAEGPHTIAVKAKDSAGNEGAETTATLTIDLTAPAVTAVDATPNPNNGTMAVNASSPAVRLSATVTDQTSTVVRAEAYLDDVATAIPMEAADGAWSGSLENVYVDVPLATVRQLTDGNHSLAVRGMDAAGNWSPRVSTTLVVDKTAPALAGLAVAADGGTTVTLTGSVTDVTAVSRVEWFVGTDPGAGKASAATIGTDGAFSATIPMATYLKGDQIVRVRAIDGLGNRSAVNVVRPKLWFSLLGASTLPGVGSADVTDIFFRPDSGLGRAADLNARPYGIPAGANVDGFSRLDATHFYVSFTGNVTVGRVQMADEDVAYYNNGTWTRWFDGSARGLTNSGFDIDAVSVRGGRLYFSLNSTLVPPSAGGAGDTSDIYRWNGGTSYTRVVDASTVGIPAGANVDGFVWRSATDYYMSFAPDTTLAGMAVADEDVVHRVGTTWSVYFDGTAAGLTAAQDVDAFDIP
- a CDS encoding copper resistance CopC/CopD family protein, whose product is MRTPGSGRHLVRRALRALVVVLLLLVGTAAPALAHSDVERSDPSNGGMVAPGRTELALRFDAPIVPAGSSFTLERRDRGAGAVATTTAFAPDGVSVRLTTPPLETGTYLLTWAVTGADGHSTHGTVIFGSGFRPDGIAISDAVAPSAPAVGVRLLDLGGVLLALGALVVVGRVLGALGGLGTRLRRRVLVVGTLGGLVSLLGVLATPLLTVANQVGSDAGAGRWASAVQGLVLSSGWGRLWLARVVGIVVAVAALSVAVHVERRAAGGSRGRRCLQVALGALVTAVVLDGFSGHSASLPARTVPAALVAALHVLAASVWAGGLVVLVLVVVPLMRVGAPTRRELTPATWRAFGPLAVVSTIVLAATGLYEAGRHVGSLGAVTDSTYGLALVTKVLLVGVVLAIAGYNATLVEPAVTRRVGVLLGKGAAWRPRTRKLATTVTVEGLLLLLVVAVAAAMTSVPTARESDVARAVVTPHSATLDGYFVVAEIAPNGDTLHAVVRTEPVVRPVVHPVTGVDVAVARGDRTGPVPAPAPARLQGTEGTRFEGTVAGPADGPWTASVVVHRAGLPDGVVTVHGETPSPSAVGRPEVLGTLGGLALLVLAGVLLFRRGRGRPSPSAPSPAAPAAAQTPSLQEASR